In one window of Macrotis lagotis isolate mMagLag1 chromosome 5, bilby.v1.9.chrom.fasta, whole genome shotgun sequence DNA:
- the SOD2 gene encoding superoxide dismutase [Mn], mitochondrial, producing the protein MAAILRGLTCRRTNKLVPALGCLGSRQKHSLPDLPYDYGALEPHINAQIMQLHHSKHHATYVNNLNVTEEKYKEALAKGDVTTQVSLQPALRFNGGGHINHTIFWTNLCPNGGGEPKGELLEAINRDFGSFEKFKEKLTAVSVGVQGSGWGWLGFNKEQKRLQIAACSNQDPLQGTTGLIPLLGIDVWEHAYYLQYKNVRPDYLKAIWNVINWENVTERYLACKK; encoded by the exons GAGAACTAATAAATTAGTACCAGCTTTGGGATGCTTGGGCTCCAGACAAAAGCACAGCCTCCCGGACTTGCCTTATGATTACGGTGCATTGGAGCCTCACATCAATGCACAAATCATGCAGTTGCATCACAGCAAACATCATGCCACTTATGTGAATAACCTGAACgttacagaagaaaaatataaagaggcCTTGGCAAAGG GTGATGTTACTACTCAGGTATCTCTTCAGCCTGCATTGCGGTTCAATGGTGGTGGTCATATCAATCACACTATTTTCTGGACAAACCTTTGCCCAAATGGTGGAGGAGAACCCAAAG gggAATTGCTGGAAGCCATCAACCGTGATTTTGGTTCTTTTGAGAAATTTAAGGAGAAGTTGACAGCTGTGTCAGTTGGTGTTCAAGGTTCAGGTTGGGGTTGGCTTGGCTTCAATAAGGAGCAAAAACGGCTGCAGATCGCTGCTTGTTCTAATCAGGATCCTTTGCAAGGAACTACAG gtCTTATTCCTCTATTGGGAATTGATGTGTGGGAACATGCATATTATCTTCAGTATAAAAATGTTAGACCTGATTACCTAAAAGCAATCTGGAATGTAATTAATTGGGAGAATGTGACTGAAAGATACTTGGCTTGTAAAAAGTAA